TGTCCGAACTGTTACCTGGACGTATAACCGCAGTGCTCGACGTATTCGAACACAGGTTCACAGTCGGCGTTCAGTGACAGCACAGAGCTGACATACAGCGATAGGCAACGGTATCGGCATGGAACGAGGTATGAACCGGCCTCGAGACGCTCGGAATACGAGGGGCCCGTTGCGCGTTGAGCGCGATAGTGCGCTGCCGTCGCCTGACGGCGGCCCTGAGCTGGAGGACGCAGCCATAACAGCCATGACCACTTTGCTGCCCCCGGTCGCCATGTCGCACCCGACCACCCACTCGGAGCGTTACTCCGACACCGACTGGGTCGAGTCGACCGAGGAGCCGCAGGGCACTGCGGTGTTCGATGCCACCGGAGATGTGGCAGCGATGCCGTCTTGGGACGAATTGGTGCGCCAGCACGCCGACCGGGTCTACCGGCTGGCTTACCGGCTTTCCGGAAACCAGCAGGACGCAGAGGATCTCACCCAGGAGACCTTCATCCGGGTGTTCCGGTCGGTGCACAATTACCAGCCCGGAACCTTCGAGGGTTGGTTGCACCGCATCACCACGAACCTTTTCCTGGACATGGTGCGCAGGCGGGGCCGGGTCCGCATGGAGGCGCTGCCGGAGGATTACGACCGGGTGCCCGCCGACGAGCCGGACCCCGAGCAGATCTACCACGACGCGCGGCTGGATCCCGACCTGCAGGCGGCGTTGGACTCGCTGGCGCCGGAGTTCCGGGCCGCGGTCGTGCTGTGCGACATCGAGGGTCTGTCCTACGAAGAGGTCGGCGCCACCCTTGGCGTGAAGCTGGGCACCGTGCGCAGCCGCATCCACCGGGGCCGGCAGGCCCTGCGGGACTATCTGGCCGCCCGAAGCGCCCAGCGTGACGGTTCCGCCTTCGGCGGTGTCGCGGCCGGCTGAGCCTCGGCCGACGGTTCAGCGAGGCTCGACGCAGGAGAGGCGAAGCTGGGACCGGCGCGTCAACGCGGCCTCGGGTTCCGCGTCTGTGCGCGGTATCGCGCTACATTCTTATTGGGCCTTTATTCGGCTCGATCGAGTGCTGATGTGGGTATGCGATGGGAGAGGAGTCCGG
The window above is part of the Mycolicibacter sp. MU0102 genome. Proteins encoded here:
- the sigE gene encoding RNA polymerase sigma factor SigE: MERGMNRPRDARNTRGPLRVERDSALPSPDGGPELEDAAITAMTTLLPPVAMSHPTTHSERYSDTDWVESTEEPQGTAVFDATGDVAAMPSWDELVRQHADRVYRLAYRLSGNQQDAEDLTQETFIRVFRSVHNYQPGTFEGWLHRITTNLFLDMVRRRGRVRMEALPEDYDRVPADEPDPEQIYHDARLDPDLQAALDSLAPEFRAAVVLCDIEGLSYEEVGATLGVKLGTVRSRIHRGRQALRDYLAARSAQRDGSAFGGVAAG